One window of uncultured Methanoregula sp. genomic DNA carries:
- a CDS encoding DUF475 domain-containing protein: MDILSIILIVAGLVLFETITSIDNAIINAEVLSTMSERAKRWFMVWGLLFAVFAVRGLLPWLIVWLSTPALGPIGAFTATFSSDPVVLAAIEQSSPILLIGGGTFLLFLFLHWLFLETKSFGLKAEKFFAAKGVWFFAIVSILLAGLVWFALGKNPLMAFGAVMGSTAFFIVHGFRQNAEKAEEKMLHSADMSDLSKIFYLEVIDATFSIDGVVGAFAFTMAVPLILIGNGIGALVVRELTLRNVDTIKRYLYLKNGAMYSVFFLGIIMILDSFGVQIPFWVSPVITFGVVGYFLYKSIREMPKTPRAKKSPGE, translated from the coding sequence ATGGATATCCTCTCCATCATCCTCATTGTCGCGGGCCTTGTCCTGTTCGAAACGATAACCAGCATTGACAATGCCATCATTAATGCCGAAGTCCTCTCTACGATGAGCGAGCGGGCCAAACGCTGGTTCATGGTCTGGGGCCTGCTCTTCGCGGTCTTTGCAGTGCGGGGCCTCCTTCCCTGGCTGATCGTCTGGTTGTCCACACCGGCGCTTGGACCGATCGGGGCATTCACCGCAACATTTTCAAGCGACCCGGTCGTTCTTGCTGCCATCGAGCAGTCTTCGCCAATCCTCCTGATTGGCGGCGGGACTTTCCTCCTGTTCCTCTTCCTTCACTGGCTGTTCCTCGAGACCAAGAGTTTCGGCCTGAAAGCCGAGAAGTTCTTTGCCGCAAAAGGGGTCTGGTTCTTTGCCATTGTCTCGATCCTTCTTGCGGGCCTCGTCTGGTTTGCCCTGGGGAAAAACCCGCTTATGGCCTTTGGGGCGGTCATGGGATCAACGGCGTTTTTCATCGTGCACGGGTTCCGGCAGAACGCGGAGAAAGCGGAGGAGAAGATGCTCCACTCCGCGGATATGTCGGACCTGAGCAAGATATTTTATCTCGAAGTGATCGATGCAACGTTCTCCATCGACGGCGTTGTCGGGGCGTTTGCCTTCACCATGGCAGTCCCGCTCATCCTTATCGGGAACGGGATCGGGGCGCTCGTTGTCCGGGAACTCACCCTGAGGAACGTGGACACGATCAAGAGATACCTGTACCTCAAGAACGGTGCAATGTACTCGGTATTCTTCCTGGGCATTATCATGATCCTGGACAGTTTCGGCGTCCAGATTCCGTTCTGGGTTTCCCCGGTGATCACGTTCGGGGTTGTCGGGTACTTCCTCTATAAATCGATCAGGGAAATGCCAAAAACACCCCGGGCAAAAAAGAGCCCGGGCGAGTAA
- a CDS encoding Sjogren's syndrome/scleroderma autoantigen 1 family protein: protein MTSRKEDEIMAEYLLKGGKMLEKSCKTCGCPLFEVKGKTLCVVCAENGPATNAAPAPHGAAAQPAAHAHHHEHGESCSCGMDHDEDSCDCDEDESGLTEELAFTIHSLCLRIQNERDPGQVLILMNAVKSGTEALEVLCRL from the coding sequence ATGACTTCACGAAAAGAAGATGAAATTATGGCAGAGTACCTCCTGAAAGGGGGGAAAATGCTCGAAAAGTCCTGTAAGACCTGCGGCTGCCCGCTCTTTGAAGTCAAGGGCAAGACGCTCTGCGTTGTCTGTGCCGAGAATGGGCCGGCCACGAATGCCGCCCCGGCGCCCCATGGCGCTGCTGCGCAGCCTGCCGCTCACGCCCATCACCACGAACACGGCGAGTCCTGTTCCTGCGGTATGGACCATGACGAAGATTCCTGCGATTGCGATGAGGACGAGAGCGGGCTCACGGAAGAACTCGCGTTCACCATCCATTCCCTGTGCCTGCGCATCCAGAACGAGCGCGACCCAGGCCAGGTCCTCATCCTCATGAATGCGGTGAAGAGCGGCACTGAAGCGCTGGAAGTTTTGTGCCGGCTCTAA
- a CDS encoding PAS domain S-box protein yields MTDTKILVVEDEAVTSMDLRSSLTDLGYAVCAIATTGETAVKTAGALHPDIILMDIMLAGKMTGIDAAEIIRSKYHIPVIYLTAYSDDSFLARAKITEPFGYILKPFRELELKTNIEMALYKHQMESALRVSEETTRVLLNAIEDAMFLVDVNGRFQAVNAALANQAGKTVKELIGSNVSELVIQGFLSQKMAGWNVNATLAAPLHFEEEFKGKWFDVTLYPVRNPDDNVVLFAVYIRNITPNKKLEEQSRQNEEYFRSLVEGTSDIIAILNRDGTLRYDSPSITRSLGYAGENLVGKSLSGLLHEDELPKLKSIFQEIMSNPGMVKPFNLKVKNAEGEFFTMEGIISNLYGNPVIDGIVLNGWIKNHRSP; encoded by the coding sequence ATGACTGATACAAAAATACTTGTTGTCGAAGATGAAGCAGTGACCAGTATGGATCTCAGGAGCAGCCTGACCGATCTCGGGTACGCGGTCTGTGCAATTGCTACCACCGGTGAAACAGCCGTGAAAACTGCCGGGGCTCTCCACCCCGACATCATCCTCATGGACATTATGCTTGCCGGGAAGATGACCGGGATTGATGCAGCAGAGATCATCCGGTCAAAATACCACATTCCGGTAATTTACCTCACTGCGTACAGCGATGACAGTTTCCTTGCCCGGGCAAAGATAACCGAGCCCTTCGGGTATATCCTCAAACCCTTCCGGGAACTGGAACTCAAGACCAATATCGAGATGGCGCTCTACAAGCACCAGATGGAAAGCGCCCTGCGGGTGAGCGAGGAGACCACCCGGGTCCTGCTCAATGCAATAGAAGACGCGATGTTCCTTGTCGATGTCAACGGGAGGTTCCAGGCAGTGAATGCTGCTCTCGCAAACCAGGCTGGCAAGACCGTGAAAGAGCTCATCGGCTCAAATGTATCGGAACTGGTGATCCAGGGTTTCCTCTCCCAGAAGATGGCCGGGTGGAATGTCAACGCGACCCTGGCCGCCCCCCTCCATTTCGAGGAAGAGTTCAAAGGGAAATGGTTTGACGTCACCCTCTACCCGGTCCGGAACCCCGATGACAACGTGGTTTTATTCGCAGTCTATATCCGGAATATCACCCCGAATAAAAAACTGGAAGAACAGTCCCGGCAGAACGAGGAATATTTCCGGTCCCTGGTGGAAGGCACCTCGGATATCATCGCTATCCTGAACCGGGACGGAACGCTCCGCTATGACAGCCCTTCGATTACCCGTTCACTCGGGTACGCGGGCGAGAATCTTGTGGGAAAATCCTTATCGGGCCTGCTTCACGAAGATGAACTGCCCAAACTCAAGAGTATTTTCCAGGAAATCATGAGCAACCCGGGAATGGTGAAACCCTTCAACCTGAAAGTGAAAAATGCCGAAGGAGAGTTTTTCACCATGGAGGGAATTATCAGCAATCTCTATGGAAACCCGGTGATTGACGGGATTGTGCTCAATGGCTGGATTAAAAATCACCGGTCCCCGTAA
- a CDS encoding DUF2115 domain-containing protein → MTSMRPGLIEDEFPADAVQSVEEAVSRFRGAETKGALGILLAREVQSYTIFDLQIIGGRLNSEIEKLPSPYREAIRPYFREQLFGKHHQLLEKFRSGAFTRMDAPLRDRELFRTFCDMIPTGCLSWHDIHERNPYFHNPKNRLFYYLIAAFTMFVLDEPGHPVGMPFPGGFTVELRGRTCYCLIRDKEKEIPYSICNFCPALQSEDA, encoded by the coding sequence ATGACTTCAATGCGACCGGGCCTGATCGAAGATGAATTTCCTGCGGATGCCGTGCAGTCTGTAGAGGAAGCTGTCTCCCGTTTCCGGGGAGCAGAAACAAAAGGCGCCCTGGGTATCCTGCTTGCCCGCGAAGTCCAGAGCTACACCATCTTCGATCTCCAGATCATCGGGGGCAGGCTCAACAGCGAGATCGAGAAACTCCCGTCGCCCTACCGTGAAGCGATACGCCCATATTTCCGCGAGCAGCTCTTCGGGAAACATCACCAGCTGCTTGAGAAATTTCGTTCAGGGGCATTTACCCGGATGGATGCACCCCTGCGGGACCGGGAATTATTCAGAACATTCTGCGATATGATCCCGACCGGCTGCCTTTCCTGGCATGATATCCATGAGCGCAACCCGTACTTCCATAACCCGAAAAACCGTCTCTTCTATTACCTGATCGCGGCGTTTACGATGTTTGTCCTTGACGAACCGGGTCACCCGGTCGGGATGCCGTTTCCCGGTGGTTTTACCGTTGAGCTGCGGGGACGCACCTGCTACTGCCTGATCCGGGACAAGGAAAAAGAGATCCCGTATTCGATCTGTAATTTCTGCCCGGCCCTCCAGAGCGAAGATGCCTGA
- a CDS encoding FprA family A-type flavoprotein, whose product MKASKLAEGVYWVGAIDWNLRDYHGYTLPGTTYNAYLVVGKTHVALIDNTYPGHEYQMMERIRDIIDPKKIDIIVANHVEKDHSGALPMLTKLLPGVPIYCTEAAVTGFGKHYDTTGWNFKTVKSLEKVDLGGKTLVFVEAPMLHWPDSMFSYLAEDKILFPNDAFGQHVASCERFDDELGKEASLAHARKFFANLIVPLAPKVLKKLEEVTKLGIPIAMVAPSHGIIWRSYATDIITSYVNWSKGVAKNKVTIVYDTMHHSTDLMAQTIAEGVMAEGVEVKVCLLKDGKFEGTHRSNVVTEILESKAVLVGSPTLQDEVFPTVADFLSYLHGVRPGRLGTKKIGCAFGSHGGKGGAVKIITAGLRQAGIETISDGFEVLYKPDAAELKACYALGQDIARRVKAM is encoded by the coding sequence ATGAAAGCATCAAAACTTGCAGAAGGCGTCTACTGGGTTGGCGCAATCGACTGGAACCTGCGTGACTACCATGGCTACACTCTGCCCGGTACTACGTACAACGCATACCTTGTTGTCGGGAAAACGCACGTGGCCCTCATCGACAATACCTATCCCGGGCATGAATACCAGATGATGGAGCGGATCAGGGACATCATCGATCCCAAAAAGATCGATATCATTGTCGCAAACCATGTAGAGAAAGATCATTCCGGCGCATTGCCGATGCTCACGAAACTGTTGCCCGGCGTTCCCATCTATTGTACGGAAGCCGCAGTCACCGGTTTTGGGAAACACTATGATACCACCGGCTGGAATTTCAAGACCGTAAAAAGCCTGGAAAAAGTTGACCTTGGCGGAAAGACGCTTGTCTTTGTGGAAGCTCCCATGCTCCACTGGCCGGACTCCATGTTTTCCTATCTTGCGGAAGACAAGATTCTCTTCCCCAACGATGCGTTCGGGCAGCACGTGGCAAGCTGCGAGCGGTTCGATGACGAGCTGGGAAAAGAGGCATCGCTTGCACATGCCCGGAAATTCTTTGCAAACCTCATTGTCCCGCTCGCGCCAAAAGTGCTGAAGAAACTGGAAGAAGTAACCAAACTCGGTATCCCGATTGCCATGGTTGCACCCAGCCACGGGATCATCTGGCGGTCGTACGCAACTGACATCATTACCAGTTACGTGAACTGGAGCAAGGGCGTTGCAAAGAACAAGGTGACGATCGTCTACGACACCATGCACCATTCAACCGACCTGATGGCGCAGACCATTGCAGAAGGAGTCATGGCAGAAGGCGTGGAAGTCAAAGTCTGCCTGCTCAAGGACGGCAAATTCGAAGGAACCCACCGGAGCAATGTGGTCACCGAGATCCTGGAGTCGAAGGCGGTCCTTGTCGGATCACCCACGCTGCAGGATGAAGTCTTCCCGACCGTTGCTGATTTCTTAAGCTACCTGCACGGCGTCAGGCCCGGGCGCCTTGGAACAAAGAAGATCGGGTGTGCCTTCGGATCCCATGGAGGAAAAGGCGGCGCGGTAAAGATCATTACCGCAGGCCTCAGACAGGCAGGCATCGAGACGATCAGCGATGGCTTCGAAGTCCTCTACAAGCCGGATGCAGCCGAGCTCAAAGCGTGCTATGCCCTCGGGCAGGATATTGCCCGTCGCGTAAAAGCAATGTAA
- a CDS encoding UPF0147 family protein, producing MPNPEKTMENCILMLQHIQEDGSIPRNIRRVADETRTLLLNNSKAMGLRAAEAISKIDEISNDPNMPIHARTRIWELVSQLETIPLD from the coding sequence ATGCCCAACCCTGAAAAAACTATGGAAAACTGTATCCTGATGCTGCAGCACATCCAGGAAGACGGTTCAATACCGAGAAATATCCGGCGCGTAGCTGACGAGACCCGGACGCTGCTTCTGAACAATTCCAAGGCGATGGGGCTACGCGCCGCGGAAGCTATCTCCAAGATTGATGAAATCTCCAATGATCCCAATATGCCGATCCATGCGCGGACACGGATCTGGGAGCTCGTGTCGCAGCTGGAAACCATTCCCCTTGACTGA
- a CDS encoding META domain-containing protein has protein sequence MKYSHLCLLLVLVLGIMAFGCTSQKSQPVTPVPTTLSPTTVPTTSPTPAYPQQLAGQWVLKTMAIQQGSVPLTPTTQITLTFNTDGSISGYGGCNNYFASYNLTGVATPKGAGMTVGPITTSKKYCQSTSSQENTYLQTLQNTGAYVVNGNLLTITDVSQNALVYQQAASMVTTVYYPEPA, from the coding sequence ATGAAATACAGTCATCTCTGCTTACTCCTCGTTCTTGTCCTTGGAATCATGGCCTTCGGATGCACGAGCCAGAAATCCCAGCCCGTGACCCCTGTTCCCACAACCCTTTCCCCGACAACGGTTCCAACAACTTCCCCCACGCCGGCATACCCCCAGCAGCTTGCCGGCCAGTGGGTGCTCAAAACCATGGCAATCCAGCAGGGTTCGGTCCCTCTCACTCCTACAACGCAGATCACGCTCACTTTCAATACGGACGGGAGCATTTCAGGATATGGCGGCTGCAATAATTATTTTGCATCCTATAACCTGACCGGGGTTGCGACACCCAAAGGTGCCGGCATGACTGTCGGGCCGATCACCACTTCGAAGAAGTACTGCCAGTCAACCTCCAGCCAGGAAAATACCTATCTCCAGACCCTGCAGAATACCGGAGCCTACGTGGTGAATGGCAACCTGCTGACCATCACCGACGTATCCCAGAACGCACTTGTCTACCAGCAGGCGGCATCCATGGTCACGACCGTGTATTACCCGGAACCGGCCTGA
- a CDS encoding 4Fe-4S binding protein, translating into MSDEIRDKITGMCRDLDIPLVGFAPAGRWDHPPFDPWVPDEFRPTAIFPEARTVIVIGLPVTLPILETAPSIHYHELYRTVNALLDQNGYRIAEVLTRLGHPSIWIPRDGYGSIGILKEKPIAFFSHRHAAYLAGLGNFGINNMLLTPEFGPRVRFASIFTSAEIRPDEVLENNLCIRCMQCVNACPVKAIPGTGYPEGLTEKKTCAARSEALNNRFISPCGICIKVCPVGADRKRFGREDTAMYHEDDDRFSAYHRAWKHVRSYGGR; encoded by the coding sequence ATGAGTGATGAGATCCGGGATAAGATCACCGGCATGTGCCGGGATCTCGATATCCCGCTGGTTGGATTTGCCCCGGCCGGGCGCTGGGACCATCCCCCGTTTGACCCGTGGGTGCCCGATGAATTCCGGCCAACAGCGATCTTCCCGGAGGCCCGGACGGTGATTGTGATTGGCCTGCCGGTGACCCTTCCCATTCTGGAGACTGCCCCCTCGATCCATTACCATGAACTCTATCGTACCGTGAATGCTCTCCTGGATCAGAACGGGTACCGTATTGCCGAAGTCCTCACCCGGCTCGGCCACCCGTCCATCTGGATTCCCCGGGACGGGTATGGCTCGATTGGCATCCTGAAGGAAAAACCCATTGCGTTCTTCTCCCACCGGCATGCAGCATACCTTGCCGGCCTGGGAAATTTCGGGATCAATAACATGCTCCTGACACCGGAGTTCGGGCCCCGGGTCCGGTTTGCGTCCATCTTCACCTCCGCAGAAATCCGGCCGGATGAGGTACTTGAAAATAACCTCTGCATACGCTGCATGCAATGCGTGAACGCATGCCCGGTAAAAGCCATTCCCGGGACAGGGTACCCGGAAGGCCTGACCGAAAAGAAGACCTGCGCTGCCCGGTCAGAAGCCCTGAACAACCGCTTCATCTCCCCGTGCGGGATCTGTATCAAGGTCTGCCCGGTCGGTGCCGACCGGAAACGGTTCGGCCGGGAGGATACGGCAATGTATCACGAGGATGACGATCGGTTTTCCGCATATCACCGGGCCTGGAAACACGTGCGGTCGTACGGCGGGCGCTGA
- a CDS encoding PAS domain S-box protein, producing the protein MDEINGNDPLAPYSTPSPAPEKPDPGTIFSVLYVDDEPALLAPTKIYLEKHGNFLVDTTSSVNDALKKIKNFSYDVIISDYQMPGTDGIEFLKILRNAGDQIPFILFTGKGDEEVVIEAYAQGADFYLPKGGNPRAMYLDLINKIDQIVTRRRVESALKESEELFRTLFNNANDSIFVHEMSPDGLPGRYVMVNDIACVRLGYTRDEFLHMSPPDIISPRHAAKISALSRTIQSRGHATFDTIHRKKDGTEFPVEVNAHLFELHGKQLTLSIARDITERKHMEDEIRASEQRLHTIIDGSSIPQFVINRDHEVIYWNKALESYSGIEAHDVRNTKNAWKAFYESRRPLLVDLLVDGKLDEIPVWYEGKYSPSRYVEGAFEFTSFFPHFGTSGKWLHATAVVIKDERGSIVGALETLEDITDRKNAEQDLMNSEKYLKTIFNSVQTGLMIIDPDKQTIVDANPAAVRMIGKPKSEILGSLCNIHLCSSDSQCPITDIGLKSDFTECVLIAGDQKKIPILKTAVPVNIAGKSLLLESFLDITDRKRAEDAMQMAYAELEQKVRERTRELFDMNRSLQAEAGERKKIMEELKVSEEKYRSLVEQTNDIVFHIDKDGRLTYVSPNISSILGYAAEESVGKSPVAFMPPDAEKQFYSLHEENVRAQQPISGVELTFLDNKKVPHIFEINGTPHIGEDGVFLGFSGIARDITERKSLQHKVEASLKEKEILLKEIHHRVKNNMQVISSLLNLQAKLIKDEKSREVIRESQNRVMSIALVHEKLYQSKNLAEINYLEYLRKIAENLLQSYGISPKTVDIRIHADDIIIPIDKAIPISLIINELISNSLKYAFPDNRTGTIQIDFKKEGDTYTLFVKDDGIGLPENVTLDQTNTLGFQLISSLVGQVHGTISLNRGAGTEFRIVFTIEPTAGDHYD; encoded by the coding sequence ATGGATGAAATCAATGGGAATGATCCCCTGGCACCGTATTCCACGCCATCACCCGCTCCTGAAAAACCCGATCCGGGCACCATATTCTCGGTCCTTTACGTAGACGATGAACCCGCGCTCCTGGCCCCGACAAAAATTTATCTGGAAAAACATGGAAATTTTCTCGTCGATACCACTTCCAGCGTTAACGATGCCCTGAAAAAAATAAAGAATTTTTCGTACGATGTCATCATTTCCGATTACCAGATGCCGGGAACCGATGGCATCGAATTTTTAAAAATACTCCGTAACGCCGGCGACCAGATCCCGTTCATCCTCTTCACGGGAAAGGGGGACGAGGAGGTCGTGATCGAGGCATATGCCCAGGGAGCCGATTTCTATCTCCCGAAAGGCGGGAATCCCCGGGCAATGTACCTGGATCTCATCAACAAGATCGATCAGATTGTCACCCGCCGGAGGGTGGAAAGTGCCCTCAAGGAAAGCGAGGAACTGTTCAGGACCTTATTCAACAATGCAAACGATTCCATCTTTGTCCACGAGATGTCGCCCGACGGGCTTCCCGGCAGGTATGTCATGGTCAATGATATCGCCTGTGTCCGCCTGGGATATACCCGCGATGAATTTCTCCACATGAGCCCGCCGGACATTATTTCTCCCCGGCACGCTGCAAAAATTTCTGCCCTCTCCCGTACCATCCAGAGCCGGGGCCACGCCACGTTTGATACAATCCACCGGAAAAAAGACGGAACCGAATTTCCCGTGGAAGTGAATGCCCACCTTTTTGAACTGCATGGAAAACAGCTCACGCTGTCGATTGCCCGGGATATCACGGAACGCAAACACATGGAAGACGAGATCCGGGCAAGCGAGCAGCGGCTGCACACCATTATCGACGGGTCTTCCATCCCCCAGTTCGTGATCAACAGGGATCACGAAGTGATTTACTGGAACAAGGCTCTCGAAAGTTACAGCGGCATTGAAGCGCACGATGTGCGGAATACGAAAAATGCCTGGAAAGCCTTTTACGAATCACGCCGTCCGCTTCTTGTTGATTTGCTGGTAGACGGGAAACTGGATGAGATTCCCGTATGGTATGAAGGGAAATACAGCCCCTCGCGGTATGTTGAAGGGGCATTTGAGTTCACCAGTTTTTTCCCCCATTTCGGTACCTCCGGGAAATGGCTTCATGCCACAGCCGTAGTAATTAAAGATGAACGGGGGTCCATTGTCGGGGCGCTCGAGACCCTTGAGGATATAACGGACCGGAAAAATGCTGAACAGGACCTGATGAACAGTGAAAAATATCTCAAAACCATTTTCAATTCAGTCCAGACCGGCCTTATGATCATCGATCCCGATAAACAAACGATTGTCGATGCAAATCCTGCTGCGGTGAGAATGATCGGGAAGCCGAAATCGGAAATCCTGGGCTCTCTTTGTAATATCCATCTCTGCAGCAGTGACTCCCAGTGCCCGATTACCGACATTGGGCTGAAATCAGACTTTACCGAATGTGTTCTCATTGCCGGCGACCAGAAAAAAATTCCCATCCTGAAAACCGCAGTACCCGTCAACATAGCCGGAAAGTCGCTCTTACTGGAGAGTTTCCTTGACATTACCGACCGGAAGCGGGCTGAGGATGCCATGCAGATGGCCTATGCCGAGCTTGAACAAAAAGTCAGGGAACGCACCCGGGAACTCTTCGATATGAACCGGAGCCTCCAGGCCGAGGCAGGCGAACGGAAGAAAATAATGGAAGAGCTCAAGGTCAGCGAAGAGAAATACCGTTCCCTTGTGGAGCAGACCAATGATATCGTCTTCCACATTGACAAGGATGGCCGCCTCACCTATGTAAGCCCGAATATCTCTTCCATTCTCGGGTACGCTGCGGAAGAGAGCGTGGGAAAAAGCCCGGTTGCGTTCATGCCCCCGGATGCCGAAAAGCAGTTCTATTCCCTTCACGAGGAGAATGTCCGGGCTCAGCAACCGATCTCCGGCGTGGAACTGACGTTCCTTGACAATAAGAAGGTACCGCATATCTTTGAGATCAACGGTACGCCCCATATCGGCGAGGATGGCGTTTTCCTCGGTTTCAGCGGGATCGCACGGGACATTACCGAGAGAAAATCTCTCCAGCACAAGGTGGAGGCCTCCCTCAAGGAAAAAGAGATCCTCCTCAAAGAGATTCACCACCGGGTCAAGAACAACATGCAGGTCATCTCAAGCCTTCTCAACCTGCAGGCCAAGCTTATCAAGGATGAGAAAAGCAGGGAAGTGATCCGGGAGAGCCAGAACCGCGTCATGTCGATAGCTCTTGTGCATGAAAAATTATACCAGTCCAAAAATCTTGCGGAGATCAATTATCTGGAGTATCTCCGGAAAATTGCGGAAAACCTCCTCCAGTCCTATGGGATCTCGCCAAAAACCGTGGATATCCGGATTCATGCCGATGATATCATCATCCCCATCGACAAGGCAATCCCGATCAGCCTGATCATCAACGAGCTGATCTCCAATTCCCTGAAATATGCCTTCCCTGATAACCGGACCGGTACTATCCAGATTGATTTCAAAAAAGAGGGAGATACCTATACGCTTTTTGTAAAAGATGACGGCATCGGCCTACCGGAGAATGTAACGCTTGACCAGACAAACACCCTGGGATTTCAGCTAATCTCGTCCCTGGTAGGACAGGTCCATGGAACGATCTCGTTGAACCGCGGGGCCGGAACGGAATTCCGGATCGTATTTACTATCGAACCCACTGCGGGTGATCATTATGACTGA
- a CDS encoding NIPSNAP family protein, translating to MTQKQVRSKDIYQLRIYEVSPEKRDIFHNRFKNHALMIMNRYGFNVIALWESTSVVNFEFIYLLKWPDEATMERQWKLFLEDEEWIAIKKQTVNETGEPVLRVTGRVLNDVSYSPACNPF from the coding sequence ATGACGCAGAAACAGGTCCGTTCCAAAGATATCTACCAGCTTCGAATATACGAGGTCTCTCCGGAAAAGAGGGATATCTTCCACAACAGGTTCAAAAATCACGCACTAATGATTATGAACCGATATGGATTCAATGTGATCGCACTGTGGGAAAGTACGTCCGTAGTGAACTTCGAGTTCATCTACCTTTTGAAATGGCCCGATGAGGCAACTATGGAGCGCCAGTGGAAACTCTTTCTGGAGGATGAAGAGTGGATAGCAATAAAGAAGCAAACCGTAAACGAGACCGGCGAACCGGTCCTCCGGGTAACGGGCCGGGTGCTCAATGATGTCAGTTACTCCCCGGCATGTAATCCGTTCTAG
- a CDS encoding V4R domain-containing protein yields MKTRKSPADVPHEIPGIGLFGTRAGIRAVGSPVRIRILSVLRDRELSFEEIVALSGKAKSTVSVHLKGLLAEGIIGEKPDPDDMRKKIFFIQSDFLGGTSPRAQLSEKERAISPDLFRTANDPFVFYRMMFRTIRVSLLAEGINIDPILEDAGVRVGQGMYGILADPDLDHFVRNTASFWQQHNLGRIEVENLNPVVLSVFDCFECGELPVIGRPSCAFDAGILSSLFSSHFSGKHQVRELRCYAMNDDHCRFQIEPLPSKSG; encoded by the coding sequence ATGAAAACCCGGAAATCACCTGCTGACGTACCGCATGAGATCCCGGGAATCGGCCTGTTCGGGACCCGTGCCGGCATCCGGGCGGTAGGGTCTCCGGTACGGATACGGATTCTCTCCGTACTGCGCGACCGGGAACTTTCGTTCGAGGAGATTGTTGCCCTTTCGGGGAAAGCCAAGTCTACCGTCTCGGTTCACCTCAAAGGCCTGCTGGCCGAGGGAATCATAGGTGAAAAACCCGATCCGGACGATATGCGCAAGAAGATCTTTTTCATCCAGTCGGATTTTCTCGGGGGCACTTCCCCCCGGGCACAGTTATCAGAAAAAGAGCGTGCAATATCCCCGGACCTGTTCCGCACGGCAAACGATCCCTTTGTTTTTTACCGGATGATGTTCCGGACCATCCGGGTCTCGCTCCTTGCAGAAGGGATCAATATCGATCCGATTCTCGAAGATGCCGGCGTCCGCGTAGGCCAGGGAATGTACGGGATCCTGGCCGATCCGGACCTGGACCATTTTGTCCGGAACACGGCCTCGTTCTGGCAGCAGCATAACCTCGGACGAATTGAAGTGGAGAATCTCAACCCGGTTGTTCTCAGCGTCTTTGACTGTTTCGAGTGCGGGGAACTGCCGGTGATCGGGAGACCGTCCTGCGCATTCGATGCGGGGATCCTCTCGTCGCTCTTCAGCTCCCATTTCAGCGGGAAGCACCAGGTCAGGGAGCTCCGCTGCTATGCCATGAATGACGATCACTGCCGGTTCCAGATCGAACCCCTGCCTTCAAAAAGCGGGTAA